The Brachypodium distachyon strain Bd21 chromosome 4, Brachypodium_distachyon_v3.0, whole genome shotgun sequence nucleotide sequence GGTCGGGTCGAGCAGACGCTAGGGGCGGTCACTACCACGTCAACTGGGCCAGGTGTTGCCGGCATTTGTGCTACGGCGGGTTGGGCATACCTGACCTTGCCAAAACGGCCGTCAGCCTTCGCACCCGCTGGATTTGGCGCATGAGGATTGACCCCCAACGCCCTTGGCGTGGACTTGATATGCAGTTTTCCCACACTGAGCGGAGCATTTTCTTTGCCTCGACCAGGATGACGGTCAGCAATGGTTCCTCCACGCATTTTGGGGAAGACAGGTGGATTGCTGGTCGGGCCATATCGGAGATTGCCCCGGACCTTCACCAGCTAATCTTAAAGCGTACTCACAAGTCCCGCACGGTCAGGGAGGCCCTCGCCGATCGACGCTAGATCCGCGACATCCGTGGGGCTCTTGGGTCGGTGGCTCTCTGGCAATATATCCAGGTCTGGATCTTGGTCCGGGATGTTCACCTCTCGGACGAGGTTGATGCCATTTGTTGGAGATGGACAACCGACGGACAATTCTCTTCCAAGTCATGTTATCAGGCCCTCTTCTTGGGAGGGATAACCTCGGACACCTGGAAGCTGAACTGGAAGGCTTGGGCCCTCCCTCAGGCCAAATTCTTCTTGTGGTTGGCTTGCCAAGACCGCTATTGGACGACTGAGCGAAGGGCACACCACGGGCTGCCGCATGCCCCTAGATGTTTGCTATGTGACTAGTCCTTGGAAACCATGAACCACCTCCTGGTCGACTGCCCATTCTCGCACTCCATCTGGCATGAGATCCTCTCTTGGATCTGATCCACTTGTGCCCCCCGACCGTCGGCGTCCCTTTTGCAGCTTGGTGGCTGGAAGCAATCCAATTCTCCCCTTTGTCGGCTCGGAAAGGCACTACGTCGCTGGTTATGCTAACAGCTTGGTCGAACTGGAAACACCGCAACGCTGCGGTCTTCAACAACTCTCTACCCAGCATCGCCTCCCTCCTAGACGGGGTCAAGGCAGAGGCTCGCCAGTGGTCTCGGGCGGGAGCAGTGGGTCTGAGGGCGCTATTGCCTCCAGATCCTATTTAGGCGTGTTGTGTTGTAATCGGGTGTGGTCCTTCGCGACCTTGTAAATAACTTTTTCTTatctatcaatgcatcgagacgcaaggcttttgcgttttctcgaaaaaaaacatttgtcGAAGCTATGCAGCCTACAAGTTAAGCACCATAATTTAATAAACTGCTGCTAAGAAGATACAATGCACATCCATGCAGGCAGAGTGAAGCTAATTCGCAATTTACATCAGAGAGTGTGTGGTTAAAAACCAACTAATTTACACCAGAGAGATGGGGCATCGATTTTCTTGCAGATATGACTTTTCTTACAATTACAGATTCCTGCTATTCTGTAGAATAAATTTTAGATTGCTGACATGCTGTTATGTTTAGACACAATTATTTGGTTCACCAAATTGCGTCCAAGGGTGAGTTCCCATTTGTCctccccatttgtccatttgaggggtatttggacaaatgggggtGTGGAAAATATCAAGTTGTTCAATGATAACCTCCCATTTATCTTTTCATGATTCTTTGACATGTGGGCGAAAAAGACAAGTGgacaaaatttaaatgaattttGCACAAATGGAGAGTCCCCATACTCTTCCCAAATTTGGGGAAGAAATGGAAGTGTGGACcacttttggacaaatgaGAGTTCCCATTGGATTGTGTATTTTGCTCTTGGACCTTAATATGGACAGATTTGGAAACATGTGGAGAATTTGGGGGCTTCCCTTGGAGATGTCTTCTGTACTAATTGCAACACCTGGCTAATCAGAGAATGAGCAACCCTGTCCGAGGATCTGAactaagggcatctccaaggatGAGCCCAGCGTTTGTCATTCACATTTGTCTATTTGACGAGtctttggacaaatgggggagagaaaaatatcaagttgtcCAATGGTAAGTTGGTAACCCCTCATTTATCTCTTCATTAGTCTTCGACATGTGGGTCAAGAAGACAAGTGGACAAGATTTGGATGAGTTTTGTACAAATGGGGACTCCTCATATTCTTCCTAAATTTGAGGAAGAAATGGGGGTGTGGACCACTTTTGGACAACTGAGAGTTCTCATTGGGTTGTGTATTTTGCTTAGGACTCCCATATGGAtagatttggacaaatgggaAGAATTTGGGGTTttccttggagatgccctaattGCTATGATGCTATCCGAGATCATTTTAACAAATCTTGAGACAAACTTCCAAGTTTTAAATTACCCACCTTGTCTTAATTATTCCATGACATCCCAACCGGTGATTAGTCCTACAAAGCGTTAAACACACTCTTATGGCATGATGAGGACGGAGGAACAGAGCCCTGCAAAAGAACAAAATCtaaaacatatgcatgttgttctctctttttttttcctagtaTATGCCTATTGTTCAGCCCATAACAACATTTCTTTTAGATGAAGAAACGTACGGAAAAGGCATGTTGGTAAAGCTGTGCTGCATTCATCTTGGTTAATCTTGTGCCCCTAATCCGGACCTAGTCCAGGCACGCTGAATGATTGGAGCCCATGCCTTACTAAGTAATGCAACACTAACTATATGCGGTTAATGGTTTGCATCACTGACAGCACATACATATTAGGAAGACGAAATCAAACATAATGATTAGTCGCTTTCATGTAATCATATTGCAAATAGTAGTATATGTTAGGTATAACTAAGGATTATCTTAACCGCAGCCTTGATTGTGTCTTAAGCCGATATCATGCCCATGAATTGCGGTGGATGTCGCGCCGCGTCGTGCATACACAATTAGTTCacggttttgttatttcttagTACACTAAGAACCATCCAATTTAAACATGAGATTCCATGCAACTAACAAAAGTgatgaaaaatattttggttgtatGGTTATCAATGTCGACCGTGAAACAGTTACTAGTTAATTATGCTATCTTTGTTCTGAAATTGATATTGTCCGTTTACAAATcacgtttttgttttttccattttcatgGAACATATTAatttcggttttgctattgataagttgactgatttttagttagaaatcaGTTGACGTGTTTGACCGTTgaatcttaatccaacgatatcACGTGGAAGAGGAGATAGTGGAGATGGCACTCAGATCTTGATCCAAAATGTCTGAGTTGTTAACTTAAACTTAAGAAGATCAATAATTCAGAATGTAGCATTTTTAAAACATGTTGTTTTTTAATCCGTAACGAAGTATGGGTATTGTGCTAGCCTTTGTTGTGGTGCTGGAGGCACAAGTCTAGCGAGGATTTATTTGTTGATGTGCCTTTTTTGTCCAACGGTGCTCTGAGCCTAGTTCTCTACTTCTCTGCTGGATTGCATGTTCAAATAAGGGGGCTCAgtggttggttccttgtggtggaatcAGTCCACTCAGGTTCAAGTGGCATGGGTGTTCGCATTTCTTAGATTTATTTTAGGTTTTAACCAAATTACGAGGCGCATGTGCCTCAAGATGACCGGACGGTGGCTCAGTCTCTcgaaggtgctcatagggataggatgtgcatgcatgcgttcataggggtgagtgtacgtCCGTGTGTATGGGTGCTTGTAACGTGTttcctggaaaaaaaataaggaggCTCTGTTACCCGTTCAAATCTATCTTAGTGGATTGTCGAGACATCCCATAAAAAATACTCGTAATTCCTAGACGAGGAAACAGAAGTCACTTCAGTTCAAAGGAGCGAAAAataggaaagaaaagaaggtttCAGACCGTACGAAGAGAATGATTATACAGTTCATGATGCTGACCGATCAGCATCACCTTATACACTGTAGTCCATTTGGTACCAATAAAAGCATCCCCCCATCCGTCTTTTCGGTGCATCTCCAAATAGTTGGCGCCTGAGCCAAGCTAATTAAACGTCGTCTTCTGCAGTTTTGTGTGGTTCCTGACGGTGGCTGCCGATCGGCGTGTGCATTAGCTGGCGGCTGCCGTTTTAGACAGAGACTGCAGGAGCGCTCTGTTTCACGTTTAAATGCTACTCCATCTCTACTTTTGTAGTCCGTTTTGTTTCGTTTCGAGTCCAAATAGTGGATCAGCTGAGCACGTAACTACCTGAAACAGGATTGTGTGGAAAGCACGAGCGAAATTAGTTAGGCACCGATCGATAAGGTTGCGGGATAACGTCCCAATTCGCAATGTTCAAAATCCGGGCTTTTGTACTGCCATATGGGTTCTCAACTTTTGTCAAAGTCTAAACCTAAACCGTCAACCTAACTCCAGTTCCAAcattcttttccttttcccaaTCAGGGGAAAACGCCCCTGACTTTTCGCAACATTCTTGGTCTCTCAATTATCAAAACCATCAATATTTGATCACAGACTTAACAGAACGAGttttgatgatgatggtgcGTGGTTTTGTACACGTGGTACCCAATCAACACAAAAATTAAAGCTGCAATATAATCAGGAAATttggagaaaacaaaaaaaagaaaatcataacATAAACGCATAAGTTCAGAAGTAACCTAAAGAACAATGAGTTTTGATGGAATTCAAAAGGTTTCTTTTTTATTCCCATGTTTTTGGTATAGTGTTCGTTTTCTCTTGTTTGCTTTCtccatttctgtttttatatCATTTTGTAAATTTGAACCCACAAAAAAACTGGGCGATACTAATCCATGTGGACATCTGTCAGTTCAGCTAAACTGAACAAAGAGGGAGACATGTATGCCACCAAAGATAAAATGAGCATCTACTTATTTGAGTAGTAACAAATGTTTCATCCTTCCAGGATTATGTGATCGCAATGAATTTGATGTCTAACTAGCTACTAGACGAATTTTTTTATCATATATGTATAAAAAACTCCTTATGcgcaaaaataatatttttttccttcttttcggAATACAAGGCCCACACGTATCCCTGGATTGCTAATTCGATCAATATAATGTAGAGTACGTACCATTGCGTGGACGCCCTAATTGATGATCAAAATAAAGCATAAGATTCTGCATAGGCATTAGGACATCTACAAAAAAGGCCGGCcaattgttttatttaaaATTGTTGATGTGGAAaaagggacaaaaattgacTATTTGCAAAGAGACCTGCTGCGAAGAAGTTGACTAAGAGAGAGTTAATAGTAGATCTATTTACTTTTGTATATAGTTGAAAGGAGTTATTTACCGTCGACTTCTATTTACCTTTGTAAGTGACATGGAATTAAATATTCACGACCTATTTTTCCCTCGATTTCTAATTTCTAAATGACATGAAAAACAGACACTACTTCGGTTGCAAACATAGAATGAGGATGCACACGTACTTGCTTACCGACTCATACAAGCAAACACAGCCAGCCAAAGCATAACCTCCAGATCGCAAGAGGAAACACATATGTGCTCCTGATCCACGGAGAAGGAGCTCCGACGTGTCAGGCAAGTAGTGGCCGGGAGATCACACGGGATCTGGAGTATCTCCGGCCACTCGTTCCGGCGAACCGACGCCGCAGCCATTTGTCCCGCACGGAAGAAACCCCGTACCACACGCGACGCTGACTCATAAATCACACGTCCTGGGCCCCTACGGCCCGTAAACAGCCGTTCATGCCAATCTGGTATGCGGGCCCACGCGTCAGAGCCTGCCCCCGCACACGGCTGCTGCTGACTCACTGCGCCCATCCCGAGACGCCATCTCGGTCGCAGGCCAAGCCCCCCCGCATCTGCCCTTCCCAGACCATTCACACCGGGCCATTGAGTCACTGACAGGCTGAGCCGATAACAAGGgcgccccacatgtcagcgaGAGCTGCTCGTCTTGGCTCCACACGGGTTTTAACCGCGGGTTCACTCACGCCGTCACGCGACCGTGGGTCGACCAAGCGCCAGGAGCTGCTTCGTTCCACCCGCTGCGAGTATAGAATACTTTTCTCCCGCACGCGCTGCTCGCCCTGCCTCACTGACACCCTGGGCCCGCCACGTTAAGCCCGACCAATAAGCTGCAGGAAATGGTCGCCTCCCGTGGCTTTAAAACCAAGGCGTCGCCTCCTCTTttcccctctcttcctcttcctccttctcaCATCTCGCGTAGACAAGGAGATAACGTGTGagctttcttcctttttttttctaatttctgCCGATTTTGGGGGAGAAAAGAAACCCTGATGGAGGCGGCTGCGGCGACGATGCTGGAGGCCGGGGTGGGGCGGTTCCGGGCGCCGAAcctggcggcgctgctggcCGAGATGTGGGCGCCGCTGGCCGTGGCGCtggcggcgatggcgacgcTGCCCAGCCTGCTCGGCAGGCTGCAGGTGCtcatcctccgcctccgctccCGCGGGAAGGAGGTCATCTCCTCGCACATCTCCACCTACTACTCCTCCGGGGACGAGGACTCCGACTACTCCGATGGCGATGatgacgaggacgacgaagacgagAGCTCCGAAGACGAAGCGGCCACCAGCTCTTCCGGCGAAGAGGACTCTGGAAGGAGGGCACTGGGGTACTTCGAGGGCGCCGCCGAGGGGATCGACGGCTGCTTCCCGTGGGGCGGCGCCGTCGTGCGGACGTGGCAGGAGCGGTtctcctgcggcggcggaggagctaGATTTGGATCCGCGGGTGGGGAACCGCCGGCGGTGACGCTTTGGGGTGCCAGCTCGGCGAGCGGCGACCAGGCGTGGTGGGAAGCCGATGACAGCGGCCGCAGGTCGGTCGCCGAGGCAGAAGCGCCCGTGGTCGTTGGGTGGCGGCGCGAGCACgccgtgcggcggcggcagcggctccTCCCGTTCTGCGCTCGGCGGAGTGAAAGACGGGACGGGATGGTAGGTGTGGCCGTGTGAATATGCTTTGGCTGAGATGCCGATTCCCGGctggtcccacctgtcagtgggaTGATCAAAGGAGGGTTGGGTTGTTTAGGAGCTGTGGTGGCGATGATTATTGTTCAAACTTTTGCTTATCTCTGAAAGAAGATTACAAAATCGGAGGAGCTGTGTCTACAAAGCTCCTGTTGCTCGCTTGATCTTCAATCGAAGATTTGTACTACTACCTCACCATTCTTTGAGATGGAAATGGAAATGCTCTAATGCATGACTCTTTCTTCCAAAATTCCATCTGCTGTTCTTTTTGGGGGACAGGATTTCTAGTTGCGGTAGAAAGGTATTAACGCCATTTCTGTGTATATACCGAAGTGAGGAAAACTACGTTCACGGACTGTCCTCTTATGCAATAACATACGGAGTATAATTTTCTGCAAATTGGTTCGGTAAAAATTATGCAGTTCGTCAGACGCTCACATGACTAAAAGCGGATCAGCCAACAATAAATTAATCATCACGATATATGATCATAAATTAACCAAGTCCTATTCATATCCTCGTCATCTCAATTAGCTCAATTTCCTTGATCCTTCCCCCTTTCCTAACTTTTAACATTTCTGCTCTAAGTAAAATTtcttcaaatttaatcaagtttgtaaaaaaaatactaatatCCATATATCAAATAAAaatactatgaagatatatatcatgacagaCTTAATAAAAACTAATTTATAGTTATAAATGTTGGTAAATTATTCTATAAACTAGAATATCTTACATTCATGAACGTTGGGAGTAATAACATTTTACGACCAAACTTAATTAGTTTAGAACTCTACAACCACAAAACCACGAGCAACTCCAGTCATCTCTCTCCTGAAAAAATGTCTCCGCACTACAACATCCCGCCGGCGTTGCCACGGTTCCCTCATCCTTTGCCTGTCGCTCCTGCTACGAAAGGGTGGGGACCCTAGATCTACGTCGCGGCATGAAACTTAGCAGTTAGGATTTGGTTCCTTAACAGTGACACGATGTTGGATATGATGACGCAGTGCGCTTTGAGAATAAGGTTTCCCTGACTTCTGTTTCACCTTGTTGGCGCCGTCTTCGTCGGCGGCATAGAGGCCGAATAATCGTCTGGTTGCTGATCTTCTAGAGATGGATTTGGTCATGTCTCGATGTTTGTGCCTTGGTTCTGTCTTCGTGTTCCGCAACTGTGAGGTTCTTCTAACTTCGGCTTTATCACGGAGCTGGTGAGGTTAGTTTTCTTCGGATCTGTCTAGATGGATCAGGGATGGTCGTGCAGTCCTTTTCTCGTTACCTTATTCTCCGAGACGGGTTCTGTTTCTCAGGTCACCGGCATATTTTAACTCCGGCTGGCGACCTCCCGCTACTACGCGAATAACCTTTTGCTATTCCGACGTGGTTCAGAAGTCCAAAGAAAACATCGAGCTATACTCATGATGCGCCAATTGCGAGCACAAGAGGAAGAAAACCTTTTGCTATTCCGACGTGGTTCAGAAGTCTAAAGAAAACATCGAGCTATACTCATGATGCGCCAATTGCGAGCACAAGAGGAAGACGACTttgaccccccccccctacccccctaaaaaaaattgtgttcaaTTTGACTTTTCTATAATAAAAAATGATCCCATAAGGATTGGTTGATTTAATATGGTCTTGGTCAATGgtcttacaaaaaaaacacgAGTGCAAAAGTACAAATCACACATGAATTAGCTGGTTTCCCTGCTTCTTCCACGGTGCAAAACTGCAAATTACGCGTGTTGAGGGAACTGCTGTTTCAACAATTTAAGTATTTAACCTGCAATAAACTCGGTTCATTGACCATCACACACGCGGGGTTAACCTCTGCGCGTGGCCAAATTAAGCTTTTGTTCGCCTTATTGACCAACCGTCAATACGTGATGGGCACATCCTGGACAAATCCTTGTCAGCCAACCACTTTGTCAAGTCCAATAATCTGGCATTTTGAAAGCACTAACGCTTTTTCTCGGTAGCTTTCGCGAACTAGCCCTACATGAGCGTCGTTGTTCAGAAGATAGTGCTTAATTTGGCCACGCGGCGTAACACATCATCCAGCGTAAAAGCTTGTGCATCTTTCAGTGTAAACAAAAACAGAGAACGATTGTGTGGAGGCGAAAGGCGAAAGCGCACAGCTGGACCCCATGTCAACAACTGGCGTAGCAGACTAGCAGTAGCACATCCATCATCCAGCGTGCTGACGGCAACCTCTCCACGAACATCAGATTGCAATTATGCGATTAGCCAAGGGGGTTTTACACGCTTGCAACCATAAATTAATTATTCCCAAAAAAACAATAGATTActtctactccgtattttatttctcaaatctcttctcCCAATTTCTCTTGCCCTCCCTCTCACTATCCTTTTCATCCACCATGAGTGCAAACTGCTCCTCTTCTCGTCCTGATTCATCTCGCCACCGAACATCGCACCGCTATGCATGGCCGTCCGCTTGTgcgcaccgcctcctcccgtaGATTCCCGCCGCCCGTGCGCTCCTACGCGCCGCCTGCTCACACTTGCCGCCCGGTACGCCTGTGCGCCGCCCGCATGTGCCCTCTCGCAGCCTTGTCCGCCTGTTCGCCGCGCTCGCGCGCCGCCCATACATCACGTCCGGCCACTGGTTGCCGCGCGCCACTACCCATCGGGAAGGCCACAGATGGCTCGCGCCGACGTGGTCCCTGCTGCCTTGCAcgaggccaccgccatcccggcctcaggctcatcccatcgctgtccaagtcccgcggggagccaccggcgtgcacgagccggtggaggcggcggtcggggcgcACGACGGAGCCGTGGGTTCGCAGCCGCTGACGtgcacgagctggtggaggcgaccaagaaTGGCGGCGGGCGCTGGCGAGATCCGGATCGGGCAGGGGGCGGGGGTGAGATTCATAGGTGAtgaggaggagcgaggagggctctgttgtttttttttcttttttgggcgGTACATGTTTTTTCTGTGCTTAAGTACCGCAGGTGCCGGGATTAAAAGACGCGTTGGGACAGCGGTAGCAGATTCATAATTTCGGTAAAGTGACGTACCGTGACGCCCggcatcaccaccaactccaatttaatatattggtataaatTTTACAAACATGAAGTCCATCAGGAGGAATGTTTTGCCACCTGAAGCTATTTAGGAGAATTTCTTTCTGCAATTTTAAGCTCTCTACCATTCTTACCTTCACAAATAAGCTATCAAAAATCTTTTTATCACAAATATAATGCATTCTATTCGTAAAGAGCATCTTCACTCGTACCCCATACGGCGTCCGGCCATGCATTTTTTGGGCCATATGGGGGAGCGCCGACTAAAATTTGTGTTTTGGGGTTGAGCCGGTTcccagccccccccccccccccccccaacttGAAGTTGATGATGAGTGTGTCTCGGATTTTCTGATGCCTGGAGAGGAAAGCGGCGAAGGCGGCTGGCACCTGGTGATCAACATTGGCCAGAGGACCCATCCGTTCATACGGTTCAGTGTCAAACACTAAAAATTCCCGCTCACTCTCAATGGTCATGTTGTGCAAGATTACACAGGCAGTAATGACCTCCCACATCTGATCTTTGGACCAAGTAAGAGCAGGGCACTGGACAATGGCTCGCTCGACATCCTTCCTACAAGCTTTCTGTTGCGTCGAAAACCAAGTTCTTGCTCCTCCTGGGGGTGCGTTTGAGATTGTCTTCACAAAAGTTGACCTTGGATAGATGCCATCTGCTAGGTAGTACCCTTGGTGTACACGTGGCCATTGATCTCGTAGTTCACCGGAGGAGCAGTGCATTTAAGCAAGCTTGGCAAACACATTTGATCACTGCATcacattgatgtcattgtGTGATCCTGCCTAACCAAAGAAAGCTTGCAAAATCCACAAACAGGCTCAAGTACCACATTACATAATCATTTGTGACCTTTCTACATGTCTTGGTGTGCAAATGGACAATTCTTCCATAGCAATGCATACAGTCGATGCTTTCAAGCATACCTAAGAATCCTCTTTCTACGTTCTGTGCCAGGATCCGGGCTGTGTATTCTGCATTGTGTGTTCACAACTAAATATCTCCAAACACTAACACAATTTCCCTACAGAACTTGTACATGCAATCGATGTCCGTGGACTCAGCCATGCAGAGGTAGTCGTTCTGTGTATCTGCATGAATTCCATATGCAAGCAACCGGAGAGATACCATGCATTTCTGAATAGTTGAGAAACCAACTGTGAGGATGACGTCTCTCTTCAATTTGATGTAATTGTCGAACTCACTGAGGTACTCGGCAATATTCAAGAAAAGCTTTCGGGACATCCTGAAACAGCGTCGAAAGACCATATCGTTGTGCAATGGATCATCGACGAAGTATAGCTGGCGTACAACATGAAGTAACCCTCCATCCTTTGCCTCGCCTTGCTCTTGCGTTGGCCCTTCCTCGAATCTCCCCTGCACAATGACTGTGCATCCTGGGCGATCAAGCCCAGAAGGGCAGAGAGTATCACCTgatgctcctcctcgctgcctGAGGCCACATCATCGGCAGCGGTGACTTCCTCGTCAAACAGCGCGGCGAGCATCTCCTAGTCGTCCAAATCCATGGCCTTGGCAAATCGTGAAACACCTCCTGCGCGCAAGGTGGCCGCGAGGTGGGCTTGCAGCTGCCGGTGATCTTCCAATGACGACGGAACGGGTCGCTGTGGTGGCGCGGGGAGATCTATGCGCGGACGACATTATTATCTACTGCGGACCGTCGCCGATGAATGGGGTGGTTCCGGCGGCGATTTGGGGTGGAGGTGGCCACCACCTGACGGAGAGGATGATATGGGTTTGTTTTTTGGGTTGTGCCGCTGACAGGGCTAGCTCGCCTGTTTTTAGCCTCGAGCCGGTGCCCCGCTCACCCCCCTCGTGGGTTGAGTTTGGCCCGTGGGAGCGCCGGATATGAAGTGGGGCCGCGCCGGACAAAAAACCAAAATAGGGGTCGCAACTGTGTCAGTTTTTTTACGCTAACGCCCCTATACCGGCGGTTTGATGGTCGTTTAGGGGGAGCGAGTGGAGATCCTCCTGCAGCAGCAATAGAGGCCACGGCCACTGCCGAGGCCGTTGCAGGACTCCAATTGCAACTTAGGCTTTCAAAAGCGTGAGCATTTACCGGTTCATAAAGCATCGGTGCCCATATATGCAGAACATTTTAATGGCATCACGAAATAAGTCGCAGAAAAGAGACCACATGTCAAAACAGTCAAAGTGTGAACCGGTCACGAGTCACAGCTGAAGCATGACCAACCTAAAAATCATTCAAACGGACCCGCTCCGCAAGCCGTAACGATGCCATAAGCCCATAAAAGCCTCCTAATCCCTACCGACAAGATCGATACTGCTCAAAGTTTTAACCAGAATGTCTCCTAAATCAGCATCACCTAGCTACTTAAGCCCCCTCCAGAAATGCCGCCAAAACCCATCTTCGCCAAACCCAAgaaaacagcagcagcagcgtcaGTGACAAGGACCagcatggagaagaagagatcGCCATTGCTGGCTCTCAATAATGCGCTGCCCATGGTGCTCCTGCTACTGCTGTTCTTCGTTTCCGTGGCGGACGCCCAGGTGTTCTGCCGGTCCCAGTTCAACCTGGCCAACGAGGCCTGCAGCCTGAGAACTTTCCCCGGCGCGAACCCCGCggtgccgccgcgccggccgctcAACGAGTCGTCCGCCGGCTACGAGCTCCAGGCGGAccacggccatggcggcgagcacggcggcggcggcgtccgcggcaGCAGCCACCACGGGCACGGGCACGGGCACCACGTTGGGGGAGCGGACCCGTACGACACGGCGTGCTGCCGGCGCCTGATGGGCATCGACAACGCCTGCATCTGCCAGGCCATGTCCTTCCTCCCGGTCTTCATGAGCAGGGTCAAGCACGCCATCAAGCTCACGCCCGTCCCCGGATGCGACATCTCCTTCGAGTGCGCCGCCGTCTACTGACGCTCCACCACCGGACAGTTTAATGCCTTAACTGAAAATTTGTGGTGATCTTTGCAGCAATTTTCCGTTTTCCTGGAGCAGCTTGGTCTGCCTGGAAAACAACATAAGAGCAATTCTGGGATTCGCATGCTTGTTAGCACGACGTAGCTCTGTTATTTCATACTATCAGTGAGGATACATTCTGAAAGGTTTTTTACCTTAAGATTATGGTAATTCTTGCAGGAGCAATGCTGACAGCGCACAGATCAATGCATcggaatataaaataaaatagggAACGGACATTCCACACAAATTGGGTCCTTTACCGATAGTAATTTACACATATATTGGGGGCCTACCTTTTAGCTTATGGTTTGCAGATTATTTTGTATTCAAACTAGTCTACTAGCAGTTGACTAACCCAAGAACTAGATATGAACATTTCAGGGGAAACACCtaacttgtactccctcttgAGGTTTTAGAAAACAAGAACATCATTACCTGGCATATTTCAGTACTGTATAAATCTGTAATGATTCTTCATTTGCTATGATCCAACGTTCATTGTCTAAAGTGAGCGCTCAAATCTGACAGAACACAGAACATTTGCACAAGCCAACGCCAGAGATGCTGAAATGAATGTAACGAAATAAcactaaaaaataattaagagCTGCCTATGACGGCAAAGACAATTTATCACAATCATTTTATAGCAGATGATCTTGTACACATTACATGGTAC carries:
- the LOC100829937 gene encoding uncharacterized protein LOC100829937: MPPKPIFAKPKKTAAAASVTRTSMEKKRSPLLALNNALPMVLLLLLFFVSVADAQVFCRSQFNLANEACSLRTFPGANPAVPPRRPLNESSAGYELQADHGHGGEHGGGGVRGSSHHGHGHGHHVGGADPYDTACCRRLMGIDNACICQAMSFLPVFMSRVKHAIKLTPVPGCDISFECAAVY
- the LOC100829630 gene encoding uncharacterized protein LOC100829630, which codes for MEAAAATMLEAGVGRFRAPNLAALLAEMWAPLAVALAAMATLPSLLGRLQVLILRLRSRGKEVISSHISTYYSSGDEDSDYSDGDDDEDDEDESSEDEAATSSSGEEDSGRRALGYFEGAAEGIDGCFPWGGAVVRTWQERFSCGGGGARFGSAGGEPPAVTLWGASSASGDQAWWEADDSGRRSVAEAEAPVVVGWRREHAVRRRQRLLPFCARRSERRDGMVGVAV